The genomic DNA ACATATGGAGCTCTTATTCTTCCCTATATCGCAATTGGACTTCCTTTCTCGTCAATGGTTTTCTTTGGTTTTCTTGTAGGAATCCCTAAGGAGATCGAAGAGGCGGCATGCATAGATGGAGCTAGTATTTATAGCCTGTTCCTGAAGATCATTTTGCCGCTTGCCTTGCCTGCAATTGCGACTGTAGCCATTTTTCAGTTCTTGAACAACTGGAATGAGTTCACTTTGGCCTATATTCTGATTTCTGATGAGAATATGAAGACCTTGCCGTTAGGTTTGCTTTTCTTCCAAGGCTCCTACAGCACGGATTGGGGGGCCATGGGGGCTGTTATGACTATAGCTTCCCTGCCGATGGTACTTGTCTATCTATTCTTGAGTGAACAAGTGGAGCGGGCGATGACAGTAGGTTCCACCGCGAAAGGATAAAAGGAATCAGGTTGAAAGCCCTTAGGAATCCGCTTGTACAACCGTCGAATTCATGTGGCCTGTCAGTCGTTGTGGCGGGAAAACCGTTTGCACCGGTGCAATGATAATAGCAGCGAACAAGACTTTGATCAGATCTCCGATAACATAAGGATAGAAACCCTGAATCATGGCTTCGGAGAACGACATTTTATAGGCAAAGGCAAGCCAGGGCACACCTGAAACATAGATCAGCATTGAACCAAACAGCTCCAATACGATAAAAGCCAGGAAGTAACCGAAGAAGCCTTTCAGTTTGATTCGAGCGAGTAGCCATCCAATCAGGAGAGCGGATATGGGCCACATCATGACGTATCCTCCTGTAGGACCCAGTAGAACGGCCAGCCCTCCGGTTCCATGCAAAAGAGGGAAGCCAAGTGCAGTCAAAATTACGACCAGAGCAATGCTTAGAAAACCGTACAATGGGCCCAGCAATCCTCCAGCCAGCATCACGGCAAGAGTTTGCAATGTAATCGGGACAGGCGAGAAACCGATCGGAATGCTTATGTATCCGAAAAGGACCAGTATGGCCGCCATGAGTGCGCTAAATACAGTACCTCGCAAAGATAATTTCATGTTTGAACACTCCTTTCGATTTTGGTAGTCTTATTGTTAACCAAATAAATATAATTTGGTTAACGATTTGGATCGTACCACAAATGAATCAAAAGGGAAAGGACCCATTTGCGATGCAAAACGTTATACCATTAATCACGCTGGAGAATGCTCGTGTTCATTATGAGTCAGAGTCTGGACGTGTTCGTAAGGCGGTTGATGGAGTTTCCCTGAAATTGCATGCCGGAGAATGGATGAGTGTAGTAGGAGCCAATGGAAGCGGCAAAAGTACGTTGGCCGGGCTGTTGATTGGGTTCACTCCGTTATCCGGTGGAGCAAGGCAGGCTTCTCCAAAACTTGTCGTTCGTGGAGTCCTGCAGCAGCCTGATGCGCAGATATTCGGTGACACCATTGAAGAGGAATTTCACTTTGCCCTGTCGCCATTGCTTGGATCCGTAGACGAACAATTACGGCGTAGAGAACACGCATTACATACCGTAGGGCTTGACTTTTCGCCGGGTGCGGCAATCTCACAGCTTTCTGGAGGGCAAAAACAATTGCTCAACATTGCGGTAGCGCTGGCAGCCAAACCGGACGTACTCATTCTGGACGAGCCAACAGCCATGCTGGATACCGGTGCGAGAGAACGAATGGAAGCCATTGTGCATGCTGTTGTCCGCGAGGGGACGGCGGTAATCTGGATTACGCATCATCTGGAAGAAGCCACCTTTTGTGATCGAATCATTGCTATGGAGCGAGGACGTTGTGTGTATGACGGAGTGCCTTCGTCCTTCTTTTATGGGCGTGAGAAGGAGGTGATCCTTGCCAAAGAAGATGAGCAGCGATCACCTTGTGAGCGACTTGGGCTTGATCCACCTTTTACTGTGCAAACGGCGCTCCTGCTGAAGCAGCAAGGCATGCTCCGTCATGCCACTCCACTGCGACCTGAGCAGCTGGTTAAGGAGGTAGCCTGTTGCATATCGAATTGAATCATTTAAGTGTAGCAGCGCCGGAACCCCATAAACGTGCACTGCTTCAGGATGTGTCCGTTACAATGAACAGTGGGGAAATCACCCTGCTGGTGGGTTGCACAGGGTCGGGTAAAACTACGCTGCTGCAAACGATAGCTGGCCTAAAACCACCAAATGCAGGGAGTATTCTGCTGGATGATGAGCCCTTCTGGCAAAACGGAAAAGTGCCGCAGTCTATTCTTTTGCGGATGGGGCTGGTATTTCAATTCCCGGAGCAACAACTGTTTGCCCGCAGCGTTCAGCGTGAATTCGCGTATTCTCTGCGTCCATATCGATTTACCGAGGAGCAAAAGAAACGCCAAATTTCCAGTGCCCTTGAACAGTGGGACCCGCCAGCAGGCAAAGAGTCGGAGCGGCAGTTCAATCTGGACAGATCGCCATTTGCACTAAGCGGAGGGGAACGAAGAAGACTTGGTCTTGCATTGGGAACCGCTGTCGAGCCGCATTGGCTGCTTCTGGATGAACCCAGCGTCGGATTGGAAGCGCAAAGTGTAGTGCTTCTGCTCAAAGCGCTGGATCAGCATCGGCATGCAGGTGGGGGAGCCGTTGTGGCTACGCACGACTTGGATACGTTTTTGCCGCGTGCGGATCGGGTTCTTTTGCTTCGAGAAGGGTGTCTGATCGCTGATCTGACACCCAAAGAAATCCATTCACGGCCAGACCTGCTGCAGCAGGCTGGGCTTGGGCTGCCACCTTCCATGCGACTGGCACAGCAATTCGCTGTGGCAGGTATTGAGCTGCCTTTTACCGCATTGACGCCGGAGGAGATGGCTGAACATATTGTTTTTTTCAGGTTACATGGATGGGATATGGTGCAGGAGCTCAAGCCGGATGATGAGCTGCGTGCAGCAGAAAAGATGGAACAGGAAAAGGTGCATACCAATGAATCGGCAACTTCTGCACTGGCTCAAGGTAATGTAGCCGCAGAAATTATTAATCTGGCATCAGCGGACAGCCAGGCAGTTTCAAGCATCGGATTGTACGGTGCCATCGACCCGCGTCTCAAATGGATTTTGTATATTTTGCTCGTAACTGCGTCGATGCTTCAACATCGCTGGCTGGGACTGTCATTCACATTGGTGCCAGTAGCGCTGGCACTAGCTGCTCTGCCTCGACAAGCTCTGGCTGGCTGCGTGAAGTTAATGAAGCCGTTATTGTTGTTTTTTCTCATATCCACGGTTTTGTCAGGAACAACTCTTTCAACAGAAAGGGGCAGTCTCCAGTTCGGTTTCTCCCTGATACAGGCGGAGGCTACTTTGCTGAATGTGTACCGCTTGTTAATTGTTACCTTGGCCAGTCTCTGGTTTTCGCTGACTACGCCATATGGACGCATGGTGGAAGGATTGAACTGGGTGCTTGGTGTTGGCAAAAGATTGAGGCTTCCCGTTACCTCGTTTGCACTTGCCGTATCGTTAATCTTTCGGTTCATTCCGATGATCTGGAATGAATGGCAGCGATTTTCGCTGATTGTCCGGGCACGCGGCAAAGCTGCACTACGACCAAACACGGTGCGGGTGCGGGATCTTGGACCGATGGTGATTCCCTTGCTGATGTCGCTGTTTCAGCGTGCGGAGGACATGACGATCGGGATGGAAATGCGGAAAGTTAAAGAGCATTCCCTGCTAGGAACACGTTCCGTCTTGCTGGTATGGTCCAAGCGGGATACGATGATCTGTATCACAGGCCTTATTGTTTTTGCATTATTTATATCCATTCGGAATCTCTGAAGAAGAAAATTATTGCGACAGAACCAAACCTGAATCAGAGCCTGAAACGCAGTGCTTTTCAAACATCATGCATAAATAAATTCGTTTTTGCTCAAAATAGGCTTGCTTTGATCATCTCAAAGCGGATAGGGAGGGGCAACGATGAAGGATAAATTTTTGCAGGAAGAAAAGCAAGAATATACGGATGTATCTACGGTGGAGTCACAGCGAAATGATCTGGTTCTCGAAGAGTTCCCTGAAGGTCCTTACGGTTCAGCTCTGATGTCTGAATCTCTTGGAAAAAGCTCGCCGTGGCGAGTAGATCAGAGAACCGCGCATCGTTTTGATTATGAAAATCATGAGTTGCATGAGGAGGAAGTTCGGGATTATCCCGGCCAGGACGTTTATGACGAATCAGTTCCCAATAACGTGATCAAACCTTAATACCCACAATGATTAGTCATGATATGATGTTATAAAATAGATGATAGCCTCCGGCAGGATAATCTTGCCTGGGGCTATTTTCAGTTATACTGCTCGAAAACAAACTTTTGCAAATTCCACAATATGGGGTATCATAAGCGTAACCAAAGACGAGTTTATTGAAAAGGAGAGGCTTTCATGAATCCCATTTTAAATCAAATTGGTACTGTGTTTATCCCTGTCAATGACATTGAAAAAGCGCGCGATTGGTACTGCGAGATATTGGGATTGCCTGCGGATGGAGAGATTTTATTTGGACATTTGTACATCGTTCCGATGAATGGAACACGTATTGTGCTGGACAGCAAAATCTATGCCAAGAACCATACGTTTAAAACGCCGGCATTTCATTTTGATACTCATAATATTGAAGAAGCCTATGCATTTATGCAATCTAAACATGTAAATATAACGACAACCATAGAGCATGACCAATGGTTTAACTTTCAGGATCCTGACGGAAATCTGTTGATGATATGCAAGTGTTAAATGAATAAATGGTAAGCCCTCCTAGTATACAATAATTGAAGTATTGTATCGTTTGTTAGCCAGTCAGAGTCTCTAAACTTCTTGCCGACGTACTATCAAACAGATCTTCATATGACTGCAAAAAAAACAGGTGCAATCACCAAATTCAGTCTTCTTGGATAGTGTGAGCCAGACAGAGGCCTAATAACAATAATTATGCAATCGCTTACATTTCTATAAAATTCCGTTCTTTAAAAGGAGGGTATGTCATATGATCACATGTTAGAATCTCAGGAAGTGAAGTGTTGGAAACCAAAGCTGGCCATCATCTAGCGTAAAGGAGAGAGCTATATGTGTACCTTTATGAAAGAACGCACATGGTTATTGAAAGCATGCGAGTCGGTATTCATCGTGTTTCTTACAGCAATGATTCTGTGCGGCATTCTAAGCCCAAATACAGCGAGTGCAGCAACAAGTGTTTATACCATCTCGGCTTTTACCAATAGTAGCGAGTCCAATCTGTATATCTACCAATCCTATAATGCCACGAATTATGGCCTCCTTAAAGACTCTGCATACACCCCACCGGAGGGCCTAATCCGCGATCCCAGCATCATAAAGCACACGGATGGCCTGTATTACGTGGTCTACACCACGAACTGGTCCGGCAATACGATCGGCATAGCGTCAAGCCCGGATAAGGTGAACTGGAATTTTGTCCGCAACATCCCATTATCCTTGCCTAGCGGAATCGCCCACACCTGGGCTCCCGAATGGTTCGTGGACAATAATGGCAGCTTGAATGTCATCGTGTCTCTATCGCCGGGTAACTATCAAAACTTCAGACCTTATGCCATTACGGCAGCAAACAGCAATCTTGCTTCTACGGCCTGGTCGGCTCCGGTCGAGCTTGCAGGCATTGCCCCAAATTACATCGACACTTTCATCGTTAAGACCGGATCAACTTATCATGCGTTTACAAAGAACGAAACAACCAAATACATCGAATATGCCATAGCGCCCTCTCTAACTGGCCCTTATACTTTCCAGGGCACCGGAGACTGGGCAAACTGGGGGGCTTGGGTAGAAGGTCCTGCACTGGTCCAGCTAGACAACGGAACATGGCGCATCTATTTTGACGGTTATTCCACGCAAAAATATTACTACAGCGACTCTTCTGATGGGTTCAAGACATGGACTGTGAAAAAGGAACTCCCAGGTTTGACCGGATTAGTCCGACACATGACCGTGTTAAAAGAAACCGGGCAGCCGGGTGATGTCCGAGCGCTGGAGTCTTACAATATGCAGGGCAATTATATCCGACATTACAACTATCAGGCACGAATTGATGAGAACGTCAGCCCTGTGGAAGATTCGAAATTTAGAATCGTTCCAGGCCTTGCGGATACTTCTGCCATCTCATTCGAGTCTGTCAACTTCCCAGGATATTATCTACGCCATAAAAACGATCTGATCTACCTAGAAAAAAATGATGGTAGCCGGGCCTTCACAACGGATGCCACGTTTCGACGCAAGGATGGGCTTGCTAATTCGGCCTGGACGTCGTACGCATCATACAATTATCCTGACCGATACCTGAGACATTACGATAAGCTGCTCCGCTTGGACCCGATCGTTACGACGATCGACAAATCGGATGCTACTTTCAAGGAGACCGCGGAATAATGGGGCAGGCACAGTCTTGTACACCATTGAAGTTGTAAGGGGAGCATGTACCCCCATTTACTTTATACCTATTTCAAATTTATAAAGGAGTGAACGCAATGAATTGGTTCAAGCGAATAATTGCCTTGCTGATGGCAGGCAGTCTGGTTCTGAGCATCCTCGGGACGAAAACGTCCGCCGCAGGGTCTGATACAGCCGTGGTTGATCCCTCACAGCAGTATCAGACCATTGAAGGCTGGGGGACTTCGCTTGCGTGGTGGGGGAAGGTGGTAGGCTCATATTCCAATCGGGATGAGTATGTGGAAAAAATGTTCAGCCCAACGAATGGACTCGGCTTGAACGTCATCCGTTATAACATTGGAGGGGGAGAAAATCCGTCATCCCAATACCTGGAGTACCGAAAGGCTGTTCCGGGCTATCAGCCTTCGCAAGGGGGATATGACTGGAATGCAGACGCCAACCAAAGATACATGCTTCAGGCAGCCAAATCCTACGGGGTCAACGTCTTCGAAGCGTTTGCGAACTCGGCTCCCTACTGGATGACGATCAGCGGTAGTGTATCGGGAGCTGCGAATGGCGTTAACAATCTCAAGCCGGAATATTATGATGATTTTGCCGATTATCTCACAGAGGTCGTTAAGCACTTTCACGACGAATGGGGGATATCTTTTGATACATTGACTCCGCTTAATGAACCGATCTCGACATGGTGGAAGCTCGGTAATGACCAGGAGGGAATGCATTTTGATCGAGCAGAGCAGAATGCTATACTGGGCCAAGTACAATCTTCTCTCACGGCCAAAGGGTTATCTACCAGGCTGAGTGCACCGGAGGAATACAATCTGGAGGACTCAACCAGTTCCTTTGCCGGATACAGCCCGGCTGTGAAGTCGGCCATCGCGCAGATCAATACCCATACGTATGGGGGGAGCAACCGAACGGCCCTTCGCAATGCGGCCACCTCGGACAATAAACATCTATGGACTTCCGAGTACGGGGACGGGGACGCCAGTGGATTGACGATGTCGCGGACGATCCTGAAGGACATACGCAATATGGGAGCAAGTGCCTGGGTTTACTGGCAGGCAGTTGACAGTGCTGAGGGATGGGGATTTTTCAAGAACGTACTTAATGACACACAGACGATCAGCTACACTGTGAATCAGAAATATTATGTGATGGGCAATTACAGTAAGTTCATTCGCCCGGGGTACAAAATCATCGGTATGAGTGACGCTAATACGCTTGCCGCTTACGATGCAGCTTCAGGCAAGCTAGTTCTGGTAGCCACCAATTCGGAATCCACAGATACGACCGTTACGTATGATCTGAGCCGCTTTACTTCGACAGGCACGTCTGCCCAGGTGTTCCGAACATCCTCCAGCGAGAATCTCAAGACACTGGCGAACATCGCGGTACAGGACAAAAAGTTAACGGTCACAGCAAAAGCGGGTTCGGTTACCACCTACGTTATATCCGGCATGGCTTACACAGGTAGCAAAGGATATGACTCCAGTGTCATCTATAAACTGGTCAACCGCAAGAGCGGTCTTGCATTGGATGTGAACGGAGCTTCGACCACGGACGGCGCATCGATCGTCCAGTGGAATGATAACGGAGGAACCAACCAGCAATGGAAGCTGGAAGCGACAGGAAAAGGTTTTTACAAGCTTCGGAACGTCGGCAGTGGCTTGCTGCTGGATGTGAACCAAAGCTCCACTCAAGGGGGCGCCTCCCTGATCCAGTGGCAGGATAACGGAAATTATAACCAGCAGTGGATGCCTGTGGACGTCGGGGGCTATCTTGTTCTGGTTAACCGCAATAGTGGTCTGACGATGGATGTGAATCAGGGGGCTGTAACCGCAGGTGCGGCAGTCATTCAATGGGCCGATAATGGGGGCTCCAATCAGCAATGGAATCTCGTGAAAATAAATTAGCATTCATCAAGTGTCGAGTTCACTTTTTTACGGTATATGTGCATTATACTAATTTTGTCAGCCAAAAATATGAACCTGGAGATCAAAAGATGTTGTCAGGGGATATGAACACGTACGCATAAGAAGTCGCCATATTGGCGGCTTTTTGTTTTCAAAATTTACTTCCTTATTATTATATCATTTTGCAATAATATTATATTTATAGGCGAAACTCATGCGAGTATAATGACATTATATTTATATATAAGAAGTGTTTATTGTGTACTAGTATTTGATTTACATAATAATTCCAATTTATTTAAATGGAGGGGAATTTATATGAATAATAATTTATTTCAACCAAATGTAAGGGGAAAATTAAGATGGATGAATGAACCTGAGCACTGGGAGTACACCGAAGAAGATAGATTGATCATTGATGCACCGGCTAAGGTTGATTTTTTCAAGGATCCTGGGGGAACACATGTAGCCCATTCGGCTCCTTTTCTACATCTTCAGGTTGATTCATCATTTCAGCTTACGACACAGCTTCAGGTAGACATGCGTCATCTTTATGATTCAGGATGTTTGATGTTGATGGCTGACGAGAACAATTGGGCTAAACTATGTTATGAATTTAACGGCAATGATGCTACGATTGTGTCTGTTGTAACTAAGAATGGCTCCTCCGATGATTGTAATTCTGAGCGTGTTGTGGTTGATAACCCGCATTTAAGGATCACGAAGATTGGGAAGATTATATCTTTTTACTATTCGCCTGATGGTGAGGATTGGAAGTTAGTCCGCTACTTTGGAATGGAAATTACTGATCCGTTTATAGCGGGTGCACTGGCCCAATCACCGATGGGATCAGGTTGCCGGGCCAATTTTAAATATTTAAACTTAACGATTCCCAATGAGGATAGCAGGTTTTAGGCATTTAAGAAGTCGCCATATTGGCGGCTTTTTTGTTATGGCTTTAGCCAGTTGAGTGCGTGAAACGCGCGAAACAAAAAACCACCCGCTATGCGGGTGGAGGAATCGAGGGTTTCACCACTAAGACCATTCCAATAAAATTGAGATGTTCAGGCTCAAAAGAAAGGAATGGTCTTAGATGGCAAACAAGAGCTACAGCCTAGCTCACACAAAGTGGATGTGCAAATACCACATTGTATTCACCCCGAAGTATAGACGGAAAGAAATCTATAATCAAGTGAGAAAAGATTTAATCGAAATCTTCAGACGTTTATGTAAGTACAAGGGAGTAGAAATTATAGAAGGTCACATGATGCTCGATCATGTTCACATGTGGGTAGCGATTCCACCGAAAATTGCTGTCTCAACGTTCATGGGATATCTAAAGGGAAAAAGTTCGCTAATGATATTCGAGAAGCATGCTCAGCTCAAGTATAAATACGGAAATCGAAAGTTTTGGGCAGAAGGGTATTATGTAAGTACAGTGGGCCTAAATGAAGCAACGGTAAGAAAGTATATTCGTGAACAAGAAGCACATGATCAAGCACTAGATAAGCTGAGTGTAAAAGAATACGAAGATCCATTTAGCAGTAACAAGAGCAAAAAGAAGTAAAACCAGTTTAACTGGTAAGTGAAAGTGACAAATAACACTGAGCCTGAACAGTTTTTCGGTCAGGCTAGCGTCTTTAGGCGCAGTTTGGCAACAGGGGGTTATACCCCAAGAGCAAACCACCCGTTGGACGGGTGGTCATGATTTTCAAGAATAAGTTTCTTCTCCAAGCTTCAGGATTTGCTGGACATAGTGAGGACATTCCACTGCTTAGAAACAGCAGGAAAGTATGATTATACTGAACCAAAGAACATAATGATGATGCCATCGGCAGATCAAAAGAGACTTGACATGTAATGCGTTACACAAATTACAGTGTAATTGTAGAACATAACAACAATCATCTCATAAAACATCATTCGTTTAAACAAGGGAGACAGAATAGTAATGAATAGAGCTACTCAAAAAATTGTGTTTATCGACATTGACGGTACACTTGTCGGTGATGACGGTATGGTGCCTGAATCGGCACAAAAAGCCTGCAAAATAGCACGCGAGAATGGCCATCTGCTTTATCTGTGCACAGGTCGTTCGAAAGCTGAAATCTACGACGCTATTTGGGATATCGGATTTGATGGTCTTATTGGAGCAGGAGGGGGATATGTAGAATCTGGAGATGAGATTCTTTATCATAAAAAAGTCACGCCTGAGGATGTTCGGCATATGGTGGATTTCTTTAATACACATGGAATTGATTTTTATCTGGAGTCCAATTCGGCTCTCTATGCTAGCCAGAATTTAAAACCTCATCTGGAAAGGCGGATCTATGGAGATGTTGAGAACGACTCTGTGGCCAGAGAAAAAATGGAGCGTTTCCCCCATCCATTTATCGCGGGTTTGACATATGGAGAGACTGATTTGTATAAAGACGATGTAAATAAGGTCTGCTTTCTGGAAAGCGCTGTACCCTTTGAATTTATTAAGGGAGAATTCCAGGGAAGATTTGAGGTCATCCAGTGCACCGTCCCGATCTTTGGAAAGGACAGTGGAGAAATGATGATTCCTGGTATTCACAAGGCAATCGCCATTGCTGATTTGCTGAATCATTTGAGCCTGCCCCAGGAACAGACGATTGCCATTGGAGATGGAATGAACGATGCCGAGATGCTCGAATATTGCGCCGTAGGCATTGCTATGGGCAATGCAAATCCGGGTTTGATGGAAATTGCAGATGATATTACTGACCACGTTGAGGAAGACGGACTATATAAAAGCTTTGTAAAATACGGTTTGATATCTGAATCATAACTGTGTTTTCCTCTTTGGAGGCGATTATGTAAAATTGGGACAAGGACAGGCGCCTATACTCCGTAATTGCTAGTTATTTATGATACAATCGAGATATGGAAGGGGATGGAATTGCTGGTGTATGTCGATCAGACCCTTCCTAAAAGGAGGAGTTAGCACGTGACCAAAAACATAATGAATTGGGAGACAGGCAATTGGATCAACCAGCCTTTGTCAGCCCGGCAAGAGGGCAATCATCTGAAGGTTGTACCGGAAAAGGGAAGGGATTTTTGGAAAAAGACATTATACGGTTTCGAATATGAGGATGGTGCTGCTCTGTTAGCTGACTGGCAAACAGACAACGCGGTGGAGGTGTCATTTCTGCTGACATCCTTTACAGAGCTTTATGATCAAGCAGGTATTTTATTATATCACGGACCAGCGCAGTGGATTAAAATAGGAATTGAAATCAACGATGGAGTTCCTCAACTGGCCGTAGTAGTAACGGACGGTTATTCCGATTGGTCTTTGGCTGCTGTACCGGAATGGAAGGGGGAAGAAGTTACCATTCGTGCTTCCATTATGAAGGATGCCGTGATTATTCGGGCACGCACTGAGCACCACGGATGGCGAACCATTCGTGTGGCCCGTTTCCCGTACGCTTCCGGTAATCAAGCAGGTCCCTTTGCTTGTTCGCCGACCCGAGACGGCCTGGAGGTTACTTTTACCCGCTGGGCTTTCACCGAAGCTGATCACGATTTGCATGTAGACCCTCCAGTCAAGAAGTAGAGTTGAAAAGCTTGAGGACAATTCCTCAAGCTTTTTAGTATCAATGTCTATATATCCAAAGGCAGATCCTCAACATTTTTCTTGCAGACTACATTTGTATTACTTATAATATATGAATAAGTGATCATATATTAGTTTAATTTGCAAGTCATCAGAATTTTATAGAAGAGAGGGCAGGTAGATGAGTAAGAAAAGTCACACACACCACCATAATACGGCATGCGAACATGACTGCAACCAACATCCTCAACATAATCATTCTAAAGGCAGTGAGCATTCACATGCTCACGGGTATGGGCATTCCCATAGCCACGGGCATTCTCATGGACATGGAGCGAACAAAAATGCTTTGAAGTTATCATTCTTTTTAATTGCCGGTTATATGATCATAGAGTTTATTGGTGGATTACTGACTAACAGCCTAGCGCTGTTATCTGATGCTGGGCATATGTTGAGTGATGCGGGTGCATTGGGGTTAAGTTATTTGGCGATGACCTGGGGACAACGGCAAGCGAGCAAGTCAAAGACGTTTGGCTACAAACGATTTGAAGTACTGGCTGCTTTTATTAATGGCTTAGCACTTGCTCTGATATCGATTTATATTTTCTGGGAAGCTTTCGAACGGCTTTCTGCCCCGCCTGGAATCATGACTTCAGGAATGCTGACAATCGCAGTGCTTGGCTTGGTCGTCAATATAGCTGCTGCTTTTATACTTATGAGAGGAGATACATCTGAAAATCTCAATATTCGCAGTGCCTTTTTACATGTAATAGGGGATTTGTTAGGCTCTGTGGGTGCGATTGTGGCTGCATTGCTGATTATGTTCTTTGGCTGGAATTTGGCTGATTCGATCGCCAGTATTTTGGTGGCGGTTCTGGTGATCATCAGTGCTTATCGGGTGACTCGGGACTCCATTCATATTCTGATGGAAGGTACACCCCTGAATATGAACACAGATCAAATTAAGCAATCCCTGCTTGATCTTGAGCATGTTGTTGAAGTGCATGACCTTCATGTATGGGCGTTATCATCGGATGTTCCATTGCTGAGTTGCCATATCATCATCCAAGATCCAATGTACAGCAGTGTTGTAATGGAACGGGCACAGGGGTTGTTGAAAGAGGAATACAAGATCAAGCATATTACAATACAGATGGATAGACCGGGAATCCCGTGTCATATTGAACATTATTAGCAAGAAATTCAGAAGAGATCTACGTGATGTGGGTCTCTTCTGCTGGCTACAAGCGGCGAGGAACCTATGCGCAAAAGGATAATGCGGGAGATCCCTGTGCGCCACGCGTGGACCTAAGCAACCGGGAATAATAAGAAATGTGAATGTGTACCGATTCCGCTCTGACATCCGGAACGCTTGTCAAGCGACGTCATCGAAAAGCTTCTTGACAGTTTGATAATATTATAGTTATCATGGACATATAAAGTCTTTGATTGATTGCCATCAATCAGGGTCTATCTCCCACATAACTATCGAAAATACTCACGCTGCTGGTGAAAACTGAACTGATCGAGTCGGATCCGGGTGCCAACGGAGGTATCGGTTGAAGGGAAGAAAGTGGATATTTCTTTTCTGCACATCATTCATGCAATGGAAGGCACTGCTTACTGTTCTGAATGCTGTGGCAGTGAAGATCCACGATTTGATTATTTGTAGATAACATATATCTGCAAAGTCTTTATAATATTCATGCAAAAAGGAGACTGAGACAATGTGCAGCGAACCCATTACCAATGAATGGAACTCGGGAACGTATGATGATAAGCTGAATTTAGTAGCTGAGCTGGGAGGAGGGGCCTTGTTCTTACTGCAGCCCCGACCCGGGGAGCGAATCCTAGATGTGGGCTGCGGATCTGGGGACTTGACCGCCAAGATTGCAGC from Paenibacillus sp. FSL R10-2782 includes the following:
- a CDS encoding RICIN domain-containing protein, which encodes MNWFKRIIALLMAGSLVLSILGTKTSAAGSDTAVVDPSQQYQTIEGWGTSLAWWGKVVGSYSNRDEYVEKMFSPTNGLGLNVIRYNIGGGENPSSQYLEYRKAVPGYQPSQGGYDWNADANQRYMLQAAKSYGVNVFEAFANSAPYWMTISGSVSGAANGVNNLKPEYYDDFADYLTEVVKHFHDEWGISFDTLTPLNEPISTWWKLGNDQEGMHFDRAEQNAILGQVQSSLTAKGLSTRLSAPEEYNLEDSTSSFAGYSPAVKSAIAQINTHTYGGSNRTALRNAATSDNKHLWTSEYGDGDASGLTMSRTILKDIRNMGASAWVYWQAVDSAEGWGFFKNVLNDTQTISYTVNQKYYVMGNYSKFIRPGYKIIGMSDANTLAAYDAASGKLVLVATNSESTDTTVTYDLSRFTSTGTSAQVFRTSSSENLKTLANIAVQDKKLTVTAKAGSVTTYVISGMAYTGSKGYDSSVIYKLVNRKSGLALDVNGASTTDGASIVQWNDNGGTNQQWKLEATGKGFYKLRNVGSGLLLDVNQSSTQGGASLIQWQDNGNYNQQWMPVDVGGYLVLVNRNSGLTMDVNQGAVTAGAAVIQWADNGGSNQQWNLVKIN
- a CDS encoding DUF1349 domain-containing protein; the protein is MNNNLFQPNVRGKLRWMNEPEHWEYTEEDRLIIDAPAKVDFFKDPGGTHVAHSAPFLHLQVDSSFQLTTQLQVDMRHLYDSGCLMLMADENNWAKLCYEFNGNDATIVSVVTKNGSSDDCNSERVVVDNPHLRITKIGKIISFYYSPDGEDWKLVRYFGMEITDPFIAGALAQSPMGSGCRANFKYLNLTIPNEDSRF
- the tnpA gene encoding IS200/IS605 family transposase, yielding MANKSYSLAHTKWMCKYHIVFTPKYRRKEIYNQVRKDLIEIFRRLCKYKGVEIIEGHMMLDHVHMWVAIPPKIAVSTFMGYLKGKSSLMIFEKHAQLKYKYGNRKFWAEGYYVSTVGLNEATVRKYIREQEAHDQALDKLSVKEYEDPFSSNKSKKK
- a CDS encoding Cof-type HAD-IIB family hydrolase, whose protein sequence is MNRATQKIVFIDIDGTLVGDDGMVPESAQKACKIARENGHLLYLCTGRSKAEIYDAIWDIGFDGLIGAGGGYVESGDEILYHKKVTPEDVRHMVDFFNTHGIDFYLESNSALYASQNLKPHLERRIYGDVENDSVAREKMERFPHPFIAGLTYGETDLYKDDVNKVCFLESAVPFEFIKGEFQGRFEVIQCTVPIFGKDSGEMMIPGIHKAIAIADLLNHLSLPQEQTIAIGDGMNDAEMLEYCAVGIAMGNANPGLMEIADDITDHVEEDGLYKSFVKYGLISES
- a CDS encoding DUF1349 domain-containing protein, which encodes MTKNIMNWETGNWINQPLSARQEGNHLKVVPEKGRDFWKKTLYGFEYEDGAALLADWQTDNAVEVSFLLTSFTELYDQAGILLYHGPAQWIKIGIEINDGVPQLAVVVTDGYSDWSLAAVPEWKGEEVTIRASIMKDAVIIRARTEHHGWRTIRVARFPYASGNQAGPFACSPTRDGLEVTFTRWAFTEADHDLHVDPPVKK
- a CDS encoding cation diffusion facilitator family transporter, yielding MSKKSHTHHHNTACEHDCNQHPQHNHSKGSEHSHAHGYGHSHSHGHSHGHGANKNALKLSFFLIAGYMIIEFIGGLLTNSLALLSDAGHMLSDAGALGLSYLAMTWGQRQASKSKTFGYKRFEVLAAFINGLALALISIYIFWEAFERLSAPPGIMTSGMLTIAVLGLVVNIAAAFILMRGDTSENLNIRSAFLHVIGDLLGSVGAIVAALLIMFFGWNLADSIASILVAVLVIISAYRVTRDSIHILMEGTPLNMNTDQIKQSLLDLEHVVEVHDLHVWALSSDVPLLSCHIIIQDPMYSSVVMERAQGLLKEEYKIKHITIQMDRPGIPCHIEHY